In one Nitrospira sp. CR1.1 genomic region, the following are encoded:
- the ybeY gene encoding rRNA maturation RNase YbeY produces MPVVVGMRLTRWTLRLAPLRSLANRILQSIGEREALLSLEIVGDDRMRRLNRSFRHRDNTTDVLAFATREGPGPPSALLGDVVISLPQAIRQARRHQRGVDHELAVLLIHGILHLCGYDHERSEPEARRMTRRERAVLRGIGPIPRLLVSGDSDPV; encoded by the coding sequence ATGCCGGTCGTGGTCGGCATGCGGCTTACGAGGTGGACGCTGCGCCTCGCGCCTCTCAGGAGCCTCGCCAATCGTATCCTCCAGTCCATCGGTGAACGCGAGGCGTTGCTCAGCCTCGAAATCGTAGGCGACGACCGGATGCGCCGCCTGAATCGAAGCTTTCGTCATCGTGATAACACCACGGATGTGCTGGCCTTTGCGACCAGGGAAGGGCCCGGCCCGCCATCGGCCCTGCTGGGGGATGTCGTCATTTCCCTGCCACAAGCCATTCGTCAGGCGCGCCGTCATCAACGGGGTGTCGATCATGAACTGGCCGTACTCCTCATTCACGGCATTCTGCATTTGTGCGGATATGACCATGAGCGAAGTGAACCCGAGGCCAGACGAATGACCCGACGCGAGCGGGCCGTTCTGCGTGGCATCGGTCCGATACCGAGGCTATTGGTATCCGGCGATTCAGATCCAGTATGA
- a CDS encoding AAA family ATPase, whose amino-acid sequence MRKIKLREGTNTAVLFGHHDRHLKLIEEEFGVRCSARGEEVTVEGTPEAVKQAERILNELASLTNEGYDLRSDDVTHALTALRHNQDASLKDLLFSASPIVTRKRFIVPKTPTQKYYLDAIEKHDIVIGIGPAGTGKTYLAMAMAVSALMKKDVSRIILARPAVEAGEKLGYLPGDMYAKVNPYLRPLYDALFDMMEMERANRLIDRGDIEIAPLAFMRGRTLNDSFVILDEAQNATAEQMKMFLTRLGFHSKAVVTGDITQIDLPSDRVSGLIEVRDILRDIAGIEFVYFDERDVVRHRLVQEIIKAYDRHSVAPANPGTSRKGGNLVKGQRPDPKVSRSSSSPTGSWGQSH is encoded by the coding sequence GTGCGCAAGATCAAACTACGTGAAGGCACGAACACCGCGGTTCTGTTTGGGCACCACGATCGCCACCTCAAGTTGATTGAGGAAGAGTTCGGGGTGCGGTGTTCCGCACGGGGCGAAGAAGTCACGGTAGAGGGTACGCCCGAAGCTGTGAAGCAGGCGGAACGGATACTCAATGAACTCGCATCGCTGACCAACGAAGGATACGATCTCAGATCAGATGACGTCACGCACGCGCTGACCGCCCTCCGCCATAATCAAGACGCCTCGCTTAAAGACTTGCTCTTCAGCGCGTCCCCCATCGTAACTCGAAAGCGCTTCATTGTCCCCAAGACCCCGACGCAGAAATACTACCTCGACGCGATCGAAAAGCATGACATCGTCATCGGTATTGGTCCTGCCGGAACAGGCAAGACGTACCTGGCCATGGCCATGGCGGTGAGCGCGCTGATGAAAAAGGATGTCAGCCGTATCATCCTCGCCCGACCGGCGGTCGAGGCTGGAGAAAAGCTCGGCTATCTGCCCGGTGACATGTATGCCAAGGTCAATCCGTACCTTCGTCCGCTCTATGATGCGCTGTTCGACATGATGGAAATGGAACGAGCCAATCGTCTCATCGATCGGGGAGATATTGAAATCGCTCCTCTGGCGTTTATGCGTGGCCGGACCCTTAACGACTCCTTTGTGATTCTGGACGAAGCGCAGAATGCCACCGCTGAGCAAATGAAAATGTTCCTGACCCGGTTAGGTTTTCATTCCAAAGCCGTCGTGACGGGAGATATCACGCAGATCGACTTACCATCCGACCGCGTCTCCGGCCTGATTGAAGTGCGGGACATTCTCCGGGACATCGCCGGTATTGAGTTTGTGTATTTCGATGAACGGGATGTCGTGCGGCATCGCCTCGTTCAAGAAATTATCAAAGCGTATGACCGGCATTCGGTCGCGCCGGCGAATCCCGGAACATCGAGAAAAGGCGGGAATCTCGTGAAAGGGCAGCGTCCTGATCCCAAGGTTTCCCGTTCCTCATCTTCTCCCACAGGTTCCTGGGGCCAATCGCATTAA
- the ftsY gene encoding signal recognition particle-docking protein FtsY, protein MGWFQKLSEGLSKTRDAVTGQLDRLLGRAADPALLDELEVALISADLGVPVVERVMENLRGQMRGGNFSAAEKVRDLLRQSVLDILLPAQAASIDQLIAQGPRPFVILAVGVNGVGKTTTVAKLTQRFRQQGNSALLVAGDTFRAAAIDQLQVWADRTQVDIIRHRPGADPAAVAYDGITAAKARATDVVLIDTAGRLHTKTNLMDELRKIKRIVAQECPGAPHEVLLVLDATVGQNAIAQARQFHEAVGVTGIALTKLDGTARGGIVVAIADTLKIPVRLIGVGESVEDLQDFNAKAFVDALF, encoded by the coding sequence GTGGGCTGGTTTCAGAAACTGAGCGAGGGGCTCTCAAAAACACGCGATGCGGTCACCGGACAACTGGATCGGCTGCTCGGGCGCGCGGCTGACCCGGCTCTTTTAGATGAGTTGGAGGTTGCCTTAATCAGCGCGGATCTGGGCGTGCCGGTTGTCGAACGCGTCATGGAGAACTTGCGCGGACAGATGCGCGGGGGAAATTTTTCGGCGGCCGAGAAGGTGCGGGATCTGCTGCGGCAATCGGTCTTGGACATTCTGCTTCCCGCACAAGCGGCGTCAATCGACCAACTCATCGCGCAAGGGCCGCGTCCGTTTGTGATTCTTGCCGTGGGGGTCAACGGTGTTGGGAAGACCACCACGGTGGCAAAATTGACCCAACGGTTTCGCCAACAAGGGAACAGCGCGTTGCTTGTCGCCGGCGACACCTTCCGGGCGGCGGCGATCGATCAACTGCAGGTATGGGCGGACCGCACACAGGTTGACATCATCCGGCATCGGCCCGGCGCTGATCCCGCGGCCGTGGCCTACGACGGGATCACGGCTGCGAAGGCGCGCGCGACGGACGTGGTGCTCATCGATACCGCCGGGCGGCTGCACACCAAAACAAATTTGATGGACGAGTTGCGGAAAATCAAACGGATTGTGGCGCAAGAGTGTCCGGGGGCGCCCCATGAGGTGCTGTTGGTCTTGGATGCGACCGTCGGTCAGAATGCGATTGCGCAAGCCAGACAATTTCATGAGGCGGTCGGCGTGACCGGCATTGCGCTGACCAAGCTGGATGGAACGGCCCGCGGCGGCATTGTGGTGGCGATTGCTGATACGCTGAAAATCCCGGTCCGGTTGATCGGAGTCGGGGAATCTGTTGAGGATCTCCAGGACTTCAACGCCAAAGCCTTTGTTGACGCATTGTTCTGA